A window from Zingiber officinale cultivar Zhangliang chromosome 7A, Zo_v1.1, whole genome shotgun sequence encodes these proteins:
- the LOC121999832 gene encoding myb-related protein MYBAS1-like yields the protein MAAVGRKGPWTEEEDARLVFVVRLFGERRWDNVANVSGLNRSGKSCRLRWVNYLHPGLKHGPLTSHEQRLVIQLHAKWGNRWSRIALCLPGRTDNEIKNYWRTHTRKKAEELRMTSPSSLSSQSSSSNSEVVGQGPVVDGDGDGDGYSMDQIWDEISASENSRMLEECSESVLWELDDEECLQIWI from the exons ATGGCGGCGGTGGGGAGGAAAGGGCCGTGGACGGAGGAGGAGGACGCTCGACTCGTATTCGTCGTCCGCTTGTTCGGTGAGCGTCGTTGGGATAACGTAGCGAATGTGTCAG GTCTCAACAGGTCCGGCAAGAGTTGCCGGCTCCGGTGGGTCAACTACCTCCACCCCGGCCTCAAACACGGCCCTTTGACCTCCCACGAGCAGCGCCTCGTCATTCAACTCCACGCCAAGTGGGGCAATAGGTGGTCCAGGATTGCACTGTGCCTTCCAGGTCGTACAGACAACGAGATCAAGAACTACTGGAGGACTCACACGAGGAAGAAGGCGGAAGAACTGAGGATGACTTCACCCTCCTCTTTGTCGTCACAGTCATCGTCGTCAAACAGTGAAGTAGTAGGACAGGGACCTGTGGTGgatggagatggagatggagatggaTATAGTATGGATCAGATATGGGATGAGATATCTGCCTCGGAGAACAGCAGGATGTTGGAAGAGTGTTCTGAATCCGTACTGTGGGAGTTAGATGACGAAGAGTGCTTACAGATATGGATATGA
- the LOC121999833 gene encoding zinc finger protein ZAT12-like, protein MQLSATGSYRQRLSLPTRQQPDRSLHIWLLNQRFSDHVVVEDEEAEIESVRLANVLMLLSRGGEGIIDVSAGRSASPDRVFECKTCNRQFSSFQALGGHRASHKKPRLSDDARGGEVGKPRAHECSVCGLEFAIGQALGGHMRRHRTGLAAAAAARFDAEKKAEERLRGLWLDLNVAPADGEGGAVTNFLSLRV, encoded by the exons ATGCAGTTGTCAGCGACTGGTTCGTATCGCCAACGACTTTCCCTTCCAACGAGGCAACAACCCGATCGATCCCTTCACATTTGGTTACTGAATCAG AGATTTAGCGATCACGTTGTCGTCGAAGATGAGGAAGCAGAGATCGAAAGCGTACGACTGGCCAACGTCCTGATGCTTCTCTCGCGCGGCGGCGAGGGGATCATCGACGTGTCCGCCGGCCGGTCCGCGTCCCCCGACCGGGTCTTCGAGTGCAAGACCTGCAACCGGCAGTTCTCCTCTTTCCAGGCGCTGGGCGGCCACCGGGCGAGCCACAAGAAGCCGAGGCTGTCCGACGACGCCCGCGGCGGCGAGGTCGGGAAGCCCAGGGCGCACGAGTGCTCTGTCTGTGGCCTCGAGTTCGCCATCGGCCAAGCCCTGGGCGGCCACATGAGGCGCCACCGGACCGGCCTCGCGGCGGCCGCCGCCGCGAGGTTCGACGCCGAGAAGAAGGCGGAGGAGAGGTTGAGGGGCTTGTGGTTGGACCTCAACGTGGCTCCGGCTGACGGCGAGGGGGGCGCTGTGACAAATTTTTTGAGTTTGAGAGTTTAG